The nucleotide sequence TCCGCCGCCAGGAGCAGGCGCACATCTTCTCCATCCTCGACCAGAGCTTCGATACGATGCAGCGCAGCCTGACCCAGTACCGCATCGGCGGTTACCCGCCCGATATCATGATCACCCTTCCCAAGAATATCTGCAGCACCTTCGACTTCCATAAAGCCGCCATGCTGATCGAGGAGGGGCGCAGGGCGGTGGAGGAACATCCGGCGTTCGGGTGACATTTTTTTAAAAAAACGTTATTTTTTGTACAGATCTCTATGGTATACTTCGGGACTTTCGCTTAGGAGTATAAGGAATGATGAAGCGTGCATGGATGACGGGTGCGCTGCTGGCGGCACAGATCGCGGCGGCATCGCAATACAATTTCGAGGTTTCACCGGTAGTGGGGATCGGTATTCCGGAAGGTAACATACTGCTCGAAAACGAGACGATCATCGGGGGTGAAATCCAGATCAACAATCTCTTTTCCTTCCCGATCAAACCGGAGTTCTCCGCCTATTACGCGACGGATACGGACTACTCCTATGAGCCGCCGGCACCGACGCCGCCTCTCTTTCTCAGCCCTGCCGATATGTCCGCTTCGACGAATATCTGGCGTCTGGGCATGGGCGCAGTCTATGACTACACGGAAGAGGGCCGCTTCCGTCCTTTTGCCAAAATCGGTGCAGGGTACGAGAACATGAGCAACCCGCTCTACGGCAACAAAAACGGTGCCTACGGCGACGTCGGTGCGGGGGTCAAGATCCCGTTTAGCGAGCAGGTGGCGCTGAAACTCGAAGCGATTTATATGCTCAAACCGAACGGCGGACGCTATGACAGCAACCTGTTGGTGCTCGCCGGCCTCTCGTTTGCCTTCGGCGCGCATGAAGCGGCGGCAGCGACGGC is from Sulfurimonas sp. HSL-1656 and encodes:
- a CDS encoding OmpA family protein, whose translation is MMKRAWMTGALLAAQIAAASQYNFEVSPVVGIGIPEGNILLENETIIGGEIQINNLFSFPIKPEFSAYYATDTDYSYEPPAPTPPLFLSPADMSASTNIWRLGMGAVYDYTEEGRFRPFAKIGAGYENMSNPLYGNKNGAYGDVGAGVKIPFSEQVALKLEAIYMLKPNGGRYDSNLLVLAGLSFAFGAHEAAAATAAAGYRTYDSDGDGVIDDNDQCPNTPRGVEVDAYGCVPDSDRDGVANPYDKCPETPAGFKVDTVGCAETFQFSVEFATDSAVVTSAHMDEIDAFADYMKVNPYKAEIVGRADDRGTNAYNDVLSKKRAEVVVGLLVDKGIASDRLSAVGKGETDPIATNTTAEGRAHNRSVRAELIR